One window of Psychrobacillus sp. FSL H8-0483 genomic DNA carries:
- a CDS encoding amidohydrolase family protein → MNLGIDRTKTTYPIKTMLEAGMPVEFSSDAPATAWADPVKPFVGIKSAVTRVAYDGTNTGDAERIDVETTIEFYTREAQVVTRIPKVGQLKEGYHADFIVLNKDILEIPANEIDQISVEETYLKGKVVFQRETISSIN, encoded by the coding sequence ATGAATTTAGGAATAGATCGCACAAAAACAACGTATCCCATCAAAACGATGTTAGAAGCTGGAATGCCAGTTGAGTTTTCTTCTGACGCTCCTGCAACTGCTTGGGCTGACCCTGTAAAACCTTTTGTTGGGATTAAATCTGCTGTAACCCGGGTTGCATATGATGGAACAAATACAGGAGATGCAGAGAGAATTGATGTAGAAACAACAATCGAATTTTATACGCGAGAAGCGCAGGTAGTTACACGAATCCCAAAAGTCGGTCAGTTAAAAGAAGGTTATCATGCAGATTTTATCGTTCTAAATAAAGATATATTAGAGATTCCTGCTAATGAGATAGACCAAATTTCTGTAGAAGAAACGTACTTAAAGGGTAAAGTGGTATTTCAGAGAGAAACTATTTCAAGCATTAATTAA
- a CDS encoding YitT family protein encodes MKNLIVVAGSLIVAFAFNYFLVPHGILSSGISGIAILLGIITPFNTGLLNLVLNLPLLVLGYFKLGKRITINTLICVISLSAFLSILPAEAITDNVLLSSIFGGIVSGIGIGLILKYSGTSGGLDIIAIMISRSSNVSVGLLLTGMNGIIVLISGAVFTWEIALYTLLSIYLTGKMLDTIYTNHEKLTMQIVTTKGEPIRKELLASIYRGVTITEGYGGFTLEKKQILMMVVTRYETLQIKQIVRKHDEDAFINIFETVEVDGKFAKN; translated from the coding sequence ATGAAAAATTTAATAGTTGTTGCGGGTTCACTAATAGTAGCATTTGCTTTTAATTATTTTTTAGTTCCACATGGTATTTTAAGCAGCGGTATTAGTGGGATTGCTATTTTGTTAGGTATCATTACACCATTTAATACTGGTTTATTGAATCTGGTACTTAATTTACCTCTGCTAGTACTTGGGTATTTCAAGTTAGGAAAGAGAATTACCATTAATACACTGATTTGTGTTATTTCGCTTTCGGCATTTCTCTCCATACTACCGGCTGAAGCTATAACGGATAATGTCCTACTTTCAAGTATTTTTGGAGGAATTGTAAGTGGAATTGGAATCGGACTGATATTAAAGTACTCTGGTACTTCTGGGGGATTAGATATTATAGCAATTATGATTTCTCGTAGTAGTAATGTAAGTGTTGGTCTTCTTCTTACAGGGATGAATGGGATAATTGTATTAATATCTGGTGCTGTTTTCACATGGGAAATCGCATTATACACGCTATTGTCTATTTATTTGACAGGGAAAATGCTTGATACGATTTATACGAATCATGAAAAGTTAACGATGCAAATTGTTACAACAAAAGGTGAACCAATTCGAAAAGAGCTGTTAGCATCCATCTACCGTGGAGTTACGATAACAGAAGGATATGGGGGCTTCACTCTAGAAAAAAAGCAAATATTAATGATGGTCGTTACACGTTATGAGACACTACAGATTAAACAAATTGTACGTAAACATGATGAGGATGCGTTTATTAATATATTTGAAACAGTAGAGGTCGACGGCAAGTTTGCCAAAAACTAA
- a CDS encoding endospore germination permease, with translation MQNGKINSFQFLVLVVFFSIGTSILYVPSILSSQVKQDAWIVAIIGTGIGQLVIWLFTTIAMWYPTLTYTEVNEKIFGKIIGKTISILFVFMCILYTSALLSHSGTFLITQMFPKTPILALNILMALLVVIAVRLGLETIARSAEIFIFVFLFLFILLTLTISPKINFENLEPFFQENIGSLLHSSIAVVVVSSVNSIVLFMIFPAFIKDIEKAKKNFFIGNFIGGIIVTIITLLCIFVLGSTTTARQVYPSYALAKVINVGNFLTRIEALMATLWILGLFFKAVLYFYAAIFGLKQIFSLKDYRSLTSSLGVIIVVLSVIIFPNILYHLKFDSKVSIALSLIIGFFFPLLLVVIYTMRKKKLKKDPDHS, from the coding sequence ATGCAAAATGGGAAAATAAATTCATTCCAGTTTTTGGTATTGGTTGTTTTCTTTTCAATTGGTACAAGCATCTTATACGTCCCATCAATTTTAAGTTCTCAAGTAAAACAAGATGCTTGGATTGTAGCGATTATTGGCACTGGAATTGGTCAATTAGTTATTTGGCTCTTTACTACTATTGCTATGTGGTATCCTACTCTTACCTATACCGAAGTAAACGAAAAAATATTTGGAAAAATAATTGGTAAAACTATATCTATTCTATTTGTTTTTATGTGTATTCTTTATACATCTGCTCTTCTATCACATTCTGGGACATTTTTAATTACACAAATGTTTCCCAAAACACCCATATTAGCGCTGAACATACTAATGGCTTTACTAGTCGTAATAGCAGTTCGTCTCGGTTTAGAAACAATTGCTCGTTCCGCTGAAATATTCATTTTTGTGTTTTTATTTCTTTTTATTTTATTAACGCTAACAATTTCTCCAAAAATCAATTTCGAAAATCTGGAACCATTTTTCCAAGAAAATATTGGTTCACTTCTTCATTCATCAATTGCTGTAGTTGTTGTATCATCAGTAAATTCTATTGTTTTATTTATGATATTCCCAGCTTTTATAAAAGATATTGAAAAAGCTAAAAAGAACTTTTTTATTGGGAATTTTATCGGTGGTATTATCGTTACTATCATTACATTATTATGTATTTTTGTACTAGGTTCTACTACAACTGCACGACAAGTATATCCGAGCTATGCTTTAGCTAAAGTGATAAACGTTGGAAATTTTCTAACGCGGATAGAGGCCCTAATGGCGACTTTATGGATTCTTGGGTTGTTTTTTAAGGCAGTACTTTATTTCTATGCTGCTATTTTTGGCTTGAAACAAATTTTTAGCTTGAAGGATTATCGTTCTTTAACCTCTTCCTTAGGCGTAATTATTGTTGTATTGTCAGTAATAATTTTCCCTAATATCTTATATCATTTAAAATTTGACTCGAAAGTATCTATTGCCCTCTCCCTTATAATTGGATTCTTTTTTCCTCTATTGCTAGTAGTTATATATACAATGCGAAAGAAAAAATTGAAAAAGGATCCAGACCACTCTTAA
- a CDS encoding GNAT family protein: MFTHKIDDNTELKMLDLRDAEHVFDLTIQSKETLKEWLPFIDYTKSVADTQNFIQSTMKQFGENNGFQAGIWYDGKIAGVIGFHKIDWNNKSTSIGYWLGNDYVGLGLMTKSVHAFVDYALIDLKLNRVEIRAAVENKKSRAIPERLGFTEEGCVRQAEWLYDHYVDHVVYGMLASDWISIEK; this comes from the coding sequence ATGTTTACACACAAAATAGACGACAACACAGAGCTAAAAATGCTCGATTTACGGGATGCTGAACATGTGTTCGATTTAACGATACAATCAAAAGAAACACTGAAGGAATGGCTACCATTCATTGATTACACGAAGTCTGTTGCAGATACGCAGAACTTTATCCAATCTACTATGAAACAATTCGGTGAGAATAATGGATTCCAAGCAGGCATTTGGTATGACGGTAAAATAGCCGGAGTTATTGGTTTTCACAAAATCGATTGGAATAATAAATCAACAAGTATTGGATATTGGCTTGGAAATGACTATGTAGGATTAGGTTTAATGACGAAGTCTGTCCATGCTTTTGTAGATTATGCTTTAATTGACTTGAAATTGAATCGAGTGGAAATTCGTGCAGCTGTAGAAAATAAAAAAAGCAGAGCAATTCCCGAAAGGCTTGGATTCACAGAAGAAGGCTGTGTGAGACAAGCAGAGTGGCTTTATGATCACTATGTGGATCATGTTGTTTACGGTATGCTTGCTAGTGATTGGATTAGTATAGAGAAGTGA
- a CDS encoding Ger(x)C family spore germination protein — protein MKKRILLLLILSLFLTGCWDKRELNELAITMALGVDKVEDEYLASAQVVLPSEVSMKAGTGRSPVTLFQEKGKTVNEAIQKLTSISPRHIYPGHLQIVVIGESLAKEGIGSLLDYLSRNWEVRSDFYLMVAKDNTAENILNIQTTLENIPANNIYWILHTSEKHLSTTSAVTLAELIVDLEREGKEGVLTGIKVIGDQESGSSKQNVESITPAAHIKFQELAVLKDDKLVGWLTDDESRGYNGVTNQIKTTLGTMSCPEGGKVNIEVNKFKSKLKSKLVNGNPEIEVNIQISGNLGEVDCSIDLTKEETLKMLEKLYEEQVEKSINKSIKVVQDKFGSDIFGFGATIHQQNPKEWKKIKDQWNEEFSEIPVNIKVKMTIRHFGAVINPIQKTIKE, from the coding sequence ATGAAAAAAAGGATCCTATTATTATTAATTCTAAGCCTCTTTCTAACCGGTTGTTGGGATAAAAGAGAGTTAAATGAGTTAGCTATCACTATGGCGCTAGGAGTGGATAAAGTAGAAGATGAATATTTGGCCTCAGCACAAGTTGTATTGCCAAGTGAGGTTTCCATGAAAGCGGGAACTGGTCGTTCACCAGTAACTCTCTTTCAGGAAAAGGGGAAAACTGTAAATGAAGCAATTCAAAAATTGACTTCTATCTCTCCTCGGCATATATATCCTGGTCATTTACAAATCGTTGTGATTGGTGAATCATTAGCAAAAGAAGGAATTGGATCACTTTTAGACTATTTATCAAGGAATTGGGAAGTGAGATCAGACTTCTATCTGATGGTTGCAAAAGATAATACGGCTGAAAACATATTGAATATACAGACAACTTTAGAAAATATACCTGCTAACAATATATATTGGATACTCCATACGTCAGAGAAACACTTATCCACTACGAGTGCTGTGACATTAGCCGAATTGATAGTAGATCTGGAGCGTGAAGGAAAAGAGGGTGTTTTAACAGGAATTAAAGTGATAGGAGACCAGGAAAGTGGTTCTAGTAAACAGAATGTTGAATCCATCACTCCTGCCGCTCATATTAAGTTTCAAGAGTTAGCGGTTTTAAAGGATGATAAGTTAGTCGGTTGGTTAACGGATGATGAAAGCAGAGGTTATAATGGTGTCACAAATCAGATAAAGACTACTTTAGGGACAATGTCTTGCCCTGAAGGAGGTAAAGTTAATATCGAGGTCAATAAATTTAAATCAAAGCTTAAAAGTAAATTAGTTAATGGTAATCCTGAGATAGAAGTAAATATCCAAATAAGTGGTAATTTAGGAGAAGTAGATTGTTCAATCGATCTAACAAAAGAAGAAACACTTAAAATGTTGGAGAAGCTTTACGAAGAACAAGTAGAAAAAAGTATTAATAAATCTATAAAGGTGGTTCAAGATAAATTTGGATCAGACATTTTTGGATTTGGTGCAACCATTCACCAACAAAATCCCAAGGAATGGAAAAAAATAAAGGATCAGTGGAATGAGGAGTTCTCTGAGATACCAGTGAATATTAAAGTGAAAATGACCATTCGACATTTTGGTGCTGTAATTAATCCCATTCAAAAAACTATAAAGGAATAG
- a CDS encoding glycoside hydrolase family 13 protein yields the protein MEKAAIFHRPVDNFAYMVDDRTLHIRIKSKQNDLTRVSLIMGDPYIWENGEWQFSEVPMTLAGSDGLFDYWEVEAFAITRRLRYGFRLSSLNEDLIYTEKGFYKIAPTNSDYYFCFPYLHKEEKFKAPEWVKETIWYQIFPERFANGDPSINPKNTKLWGSELPAINNFFGGDFAGITEHLDHLSDIGVNGIYFNPIFKAYSNHKYDSIDFMELDPQFGDVNSFKKLISECHNRGIKVMLDAVFNHSGYYFPPFQDVLEKGENSLYKDWFHIHNFPVQGGARPNYEAFAFVESMPKLNTSNPEVKKYLMDVGTYWIKEFNIDGWRLDVANEVDHSFWREFRRAMKDAKPDLYILGEIWHDSMPWLRGDQFDAVMNYPFTTNILNLVAKGNISSKQFLENMSAVYFSYPKNVFDFTFNLIGSHDTSRILTECDGNVKRTKQVFTMLLTFMGTPCIYYGDEIGLTGKGDPGCRKCMDWDVENHNSDIKNHVRTLTTLRKTEKLLANEGAVRFLLPQADNGIFGYRKYTEKKSVVVLLNPNSAEQTFSLETGSNYEVLYSCEAEFDAPQIKLGEYGFCILSDTH from the coding sequence ATGGAAAAAGCCGCTATTTTTCACAGGCCTGTCGATAATTTTGCTTACATGGTAGACGATCGTACTTTGCATATCCGTATTAAATCAAAACAAAATGACCTGACGCGTGTTTCTTTGATTATGGGAGACCCGTACATCTGGGAAAATGGGGAATGGCAGTTTTCAGAAGTTCCAATGACCCTGGCCGGAAGTGATGGACTGTTTGACTACTGGGAAGTAGAAGCATTCGCCATAACTCGTAGACTGCGGTACGGTTTTAGGCTTTCTTCTCTCAATGAGGACCTTATTTATACAGAAAAAGGATTTTATAAAATAGCCCCAACTAATTCTGATTATTATTTTTGTTTTCCTTACCTCCACAAAGAAGAAAAGTTTAAGGCACCTGAGTGGGTGAAGGAAACCATTTGGTATCAAATATTTCCGGAGCGCTTCGCAAATGGGGACCCTTCGATAAATCCCAAAAATACGAAGTTATGGGGTAGTGAGCTGCCAGCAATAAATAATTTCTTCGGTGGTGACTTTGCTGGGATTACTGAACATCTAGACCATCTTTCAGATATCGGTGTTAACGGCATATATTTCAATCCGATTTTTAAAGCTTATTCCAATCATAAATACGATTCGATTGACTTTATGGAACTTGACCCTCAATTTGGCGATGTAAACTCTTTCAAGAAACTGATTTCCGAGTGCCATAACAGAGGAATCAAGGTTATGCTGGACGCAGTTTTCAACCATAGCGGCTACTACTTCCCACCTTTCCAAGATGTTCTGGAGAAAGGTGAGAATTCTCTTTACAAAGATTGGTTCCACATACACAACTTTCCCGTTCAAGGGGGAGCAAGACCGAATTATGAAGCTTTTGCTTTTGTTGAATCTATGCCGAAATTGAATACTTCAAACCCAGAAGTAAAAAAATATTTGATGGATGTGGGGACATATTGGATTAAGGAATTTAATATTGATGGCTGGCGACTAGACGTAGCTAATGAGGTAGATCACTCCTTCTGGCGTGAATTTAGGAGAGCTATGAAAGACGCAAAACCAGACCTTTATATACTTGGAGAAATATGGCATGATTCCATGCCGTGGCTTCGTGGAGACCAGTTCGATGCAGTCATGAACTATCCTTTTACAACAAATATATTGAATCTAGTTGCTAAAGGAAATATTAGCTCCAAACAATTTTTAGAGAATATGAGCGCGGTATACTTTAGCTACCCAAAAAACGTGTTCGATTTCACCTTCAATCTGATAGGTAGCCATGACACCTCAAGGATCTTGACAGAATGCGATGGTAATGTGAAGCGAACAAAACAGGTTTTTACTATGCTCCTTACCTTTATGGGAACGCCTTGTATTTATTACGGAGATGAAATTGGGCTAACAGGTAAAGGAGATCCCGGCTGCAGGAAATGCATGGATTGGGACGTGGAAAATCATAATTCCGACATTAAGAATCATGTACGGACATTGACTACACTTCGTAAAACAGAGAAGCTCTTGGCGAACGAAGGAGCAGTTCGTTTCCTGTTACCTCAAGCAGATAATGGTATATTTGGTTATCGGAAGTACACCGAAAAAAAATCCGTTGTTGTCCTTCTCAATCCAAATTCGGCAGAACAAACCTTTTCACTTGAAACAGGCAGCAATTATGAAGTTCTCTATAGCTGTGAAGCCGAATTCGATGCTCCTCAAATCAAATTGGGGGAATACGGATTTTGCATCTTGTCTGACACCCATTGA
- a CDS encoding aminoglycoside phosphotransferase family protein produces the protein MNYPDLFVSKIISAFGDDGRVWLIGLDSLIETYLKKWKLRSAGPVSNLSYNYVLKVLDENDNSAILKIGIPNSDFSNEIRTLQAYGGKGCVKLLKADAENGVMLLEHLLPGTTLVEVEEQLAIKRFAQVWTVIRKPVQINADHPSIVDWMIAFDRYLHKYSAKEGPIPKDFIQLAKNYSRDIIDSSLGNELLHGDLHHENILFSNHYGWLAIDPKGVIGDRYFDLTSFLINQLHNNDNPRRLLEKRVMLLCEELQLDKVRLLKACVVMGTLSACWAVEDNDAFWMEAYQSAQWFYALTL, from the coding sequence ATGAACTACCCAGACCTATTCGTAAGTAAAATAATTAGTGCTTTTGGTGATGATGGTAGAGTGTGGTTAATTGGACTAGATTCACTGATTGAAACTTATCTTAAAAAGTGGAAACTCCGATCAGCTGGTCCAGTAAGTAATCTGTCGTATAATTATGTATTAAAAGTATTGGACGAAAATGACAACTCTGCTATTCTAAAAATTGGAATTCCCAATTCTGATTTTTCTAATGAAATACGGACACTCCAAGCGTATGGTGGTAAAGGGTGTGTAAAATTATTAAAAGCAGATGCTGAAAATGGAGTCATGCTACTAGAGCATTTACTACCAGGAACAACGCTAGTGGAAGTAGAAGAACAGCTTGCTATTAAACGTTTTGCTCAAGTTTGGACTGTAATTCGCAAACCAGTACAAATAAATGCAGATCATCCTTCTATTGTAGACTGGATGATAGCATTTGATCGATACTTACATAAATATTCTGCTAAAGAAGGACCGATTCCCAAGGATTTTATTCAACTTGCAAAAAACTATAGTAGAGATATAATAGACAGTTCCTTAGGGAATGAACTGCTCCATGGTGATTTACATCACGAAAACATCCTTTTTTCCAATCATTATGGATGGTTGGCAATTGATCCAAAAGGAGTTATCGGGGATCGTTATTTTGATCTTACATCTTTTTTAATCAATCAATTGCATAATAACGATAATCCAAGGAGACTATTGGAGAAGAGAGTCATGTTATTATGTGAGGAACTACAATTAGATAAGGTTCGATTATTAAAGGCATGTGTTGTGATGGGAACGTTAAGTGCATGTTGGGCAGTAGAAGATAATGATGCATTCTGGATGGAAGCATATCAAAGTGCACAGTGGTTTTATGCGTTAACTTTATGA
- a CDS encoding spore germination protein has translation MDFFKKKNNIVLKSSNPSPNEEKESKEKVLLDNKLTEMNSTEMKSADKNSLDKKLSKMKLTEMKAPEMKSKDKELIEKQSTNKKSPETKAPEKKSADKESPETKAPEKKSTDKEPPETKVPEKKSTDKESPETKAPEKKSADSVPPETKVQEKQSTEQTPLKKDLSGNLQTIKDTLGESGDIIIREIRIGKEGSVKAAVIYTDGLSDSASLQNFILETLMIDIKGLELEKKIASEPNLLKTLKDFAMTVGEIKDLTTLEDLYTALLSGDAIILIDGYSKGFIVGNKHWMERGVTEPTAQSVVRGPREGFSENIRINTALVRRIIKDQSLWIESRTVGKLSKTNVAIMYLNGVADDNVVSELRQRLDLIDIDGILESANIEEFIQDSQYSPFPTVFNTERPDVVAAGILEGRIAILVDGTPFALIIPALFVQFFQASEDYYQRSIMASLIRLLRFVSFGITLLAPAFYIAVITFHPELIPPSLLVSLAAQREGVPFPAFVEAVIMEITFEILREAGLRMPRVIGSAMSIVGAFVIGTAAVEAGIISAAMVIVVSITAISSFVSPTYDIAIAGRILRFLFMIFAASFGLFGIIVVLIALVLHLCSLRSFGVPYMSPLAPFSIKGQKDTFIRLPIWRFLTRPDLISKNRTRQQYSAPSKKNK, from the coding sequence ATGGATTTTTTTAAAAAGAAAAACAATATAGTCTTAAAATCCTCTAATCCTTCCCCAAATGAAGAGAAGGAATCAAAAGAGAAAGTATTGCTTGATAATAAATTAACGGAAATGAATTCAACAGAAATGAAATCGGCAGATAAGAATTCACTTGATAAGAAATTATCAAAAATGAAATTAACAGAAATGAAAGCACCCGAAATGAAATCAAAAGACAAGGAATTAATAGAAAAGCAATCAACAAACAAGAAATCTCCAGAAACTAAGGCTCCAGAAAAGAAATCAGCAGACAAGGAATCTCCAGAAACTAAGGCTCCAGAAAAGAAATCAACAGACAAGGAACCCCCAGAAACTAAGGTACCAGAAAAGAAATCCACAGACAAGGAATCTCCAGAAACTAAGGCTCCAGAAAAGAAATCAGCAGACAGTGTACCTCCAGAAACTAAGGTACAAGAAAAGCAATCAACTGAACAAACTCCACTTAAAAAAGATCTTTCAGGAAACCTTCAAACTATAAAAGATACACTTGGAGAAAGTGGCGATATTATTATTCGAGAAATTCGAATAGGTAAGGAAGGTTCGGTTAAGGCCGCTGTTATTTATACGGATGGATTGAGCGATTCAGCCTCTCTACAAAATTTCATATTGGAAACACTGATGATTGACATAAAAGGCTTGGAGCTAGAGAAAAAGATAGCTTCCGAACCCAACCTTCTAAAGACTTTAAAAGATTTTGCTATGACTGTTGGGGAAATAAAGGATTTAACAACATTGGAAGACTTATATACAGCACTATTATCAGGAGATGCAATTATTTTAATAGATGGATATTCCAAGGGATTTATTGTAGGAAATAAGCATTGGATGGAACGGGGAGTTACTGAACCAACCGCTCAAAGTGTAGTGAGGGGTCCAAGGGAAGGCTTCTCCGAAAATATACGTATAAATACGGCATTAGTTCGTCGGATAATAAAAGATCAAAGTTTGTGGATTGAATCCAGGACAGTCGGAAAGCTTTCGAAAACGAATGTGGCAATCATGTATTTGAATGGGGTAGCAGATGATAATGTAGTAAGCGAACTTCGTCAAAGATTGGATCTCATAGATATAGATGGAATATTGGAAAGTGCAAATATAGAAGAATTTATACAAGATTCTCAATATTCACCTTTTCCTACAGTCTTTAATACGGAACGTCCCGACGTTGTAGCGGCTGGAATTTTAGAGGGCCGAATAGCAATTTTGGTTGATGGGACACCTTTCGCACTAATTATACCTGCATTATTTGTCCAATTCTTTCAAGCTTCTGAAGACTATTATCAGCGTTCGATCATGGCGAGTCTAATACGATTACTTCGTTTTGTTTCTTTTGGAATAACATTGCTTGCTCCTGCTTTTTATATTGCTGTAATTACCTTCCATCCAGAATTAATCCCGCCTTCACTCCTAGTTAGTTTAGCAGCTCAGCGGGAAGGTGTACCATTTCCTGCTTTTGTTGAAGCGGTTATTATGGAAATCACCTTTGAAATTCTACGAGAGGCAGGATTAAGAATGCCAAGAGTTATTGGTTCTGCGATGTCTATTGTGGGTGCATTTGTTATTGGAACCGCTGCAGTTGAGGCTGGCATTATCTCGGCTGCAATGGTAATAGTTGTTTCAATCACGGCTATTTCTAGTTTTGTCTCACCAACATATGATATTGCCATTGCCGGTCGAATACTACGTTTTCTATTTATGATATTTGCCGCTTCATTTGGTTTATTTGGAATTATCGTGGTTTTAATTGCGCTAGTTTTGCATTTATGTAGTTTACGTTCATTTGGTGTTCCTTATATGTCTCCTTTAGCTCCATTCAGTATAAAAGGACAAAAAGATACTTTTATTCGACTGCCAATATGGAGGTTCCTTACTCGCCCTGACTTAATTTCAAAAAATCGAACTAGGCAGCAATATTCAGCACCTTCTAAGAAAAATAAATGA
- a CDS encoding tyrosine recombinase XerC: protein MQREIPKILKDFLVYLTTIKGKSLRTRKEYEYDISLFFRFLKAIEDDIAFDNMDDIPIKDITIDFIREISLEDMYLFLEYCEAQRHNSAATRARKTATLRSFFKYLKGKKRLIEDNPADELETPKIGKKKPIYMNQEEAEMFIAGIKRSNHYYRNYSMIMFFLNLGIRVSEVCSLNINSIQDNMLRIVGKGDKERTVFLNKACIQSLHVYMEKERPFIQGASSNEALFLSQKGTRLTRQTVAKIVKQINKDSGLNKAKITPHKLRHTSATIMYKNGADIRSLQHILGHTSVSTTQIYTHVEDKEIQQVIENNPFNNLG, encoded by the coding sequence ATGCAACGTGAAATTCCGAAAATTCTAAAAGATTTCTTAGTCTATTTAACAACAATCAAAGGAAAATCATTACGAACAAGGAAAGAATACGAATACGATATCAGCTTGTTTTTCCGATTTTTAAAAGCAATCGAAGATGATATAGCATTTGATAACATGGATGACATTCCGATTAAAGATATCACCATTGATTTTATTCGTGAAATATCCTTAGAAGATATGTATTTGTTTCTGGAGTACTGTGAAGCACAACGACATAATAGTGCTGCTACAAGAGCGAGAAAGACAGCTACACTTAGATCATTTTTTAAATACTTAAAAGGGAAAAAAAGATTAATTGAAGATAATCCTGCTGATGAGTTGGAAACGCCAAAGATAGGGAAGAAAAAGCCTATTTATATGAATCAAGAGGAAGCAGAAATGTTTATAGCTGGAATAAAGAGAAGTAATCACTACTACCGCAATTACAGTATGATTATGTTCTTTTTGAACTTAGGGATTCGTGTTTCGGAGGTATGTAGCTTAAATATTAACTCCATTCAAGACAATATGTTACGAATCGTCGGTAAGGGAGACAAAGAACGTACTGTTTTCTTAAACAAAGCTTGTATACAATCTCTTCACGTCTATATGGAGAAAGAACGTCCCTTTATCCAAGGAGCTAGCTCAAATGAAGCGTTGTTTTTATCGCAAAAAGGTACTAGATTAACACGACAAACCGTTGCGAAGATTGTAAAGCAAATCAACAAGGACTCGGGCTTAAACAAAGCAAAAATAACTCCTCATAAGCTACGGCATACTTCCGCAACCATTATGTATAAAAACGGAGCAGATATTCGAAGTTTACAGCATATCCTGGGCCATACAAGTGTTTCCACTACCCAAATTTATACCCATGTGGAGGACAAAGAAATTCAACAAGTAATTGAAAACAATCCGTTCAACAATTTAGGTTAA
- a CDS encoding phage holin: MTNKQNPAPFDKMMIIRTTILLLAWINQFLVMKGYKALPITNEDITFIITLLISIWAWWKNNDVRYKARRNTQYLKDRGLK; the protein is encoded by the coding sequence TTGACGAATAAACAGAATCCGGCACCGTTTGATAAAATGATGATTATTCGGACTACCATACTATTACTAGCCTGGATTAACCAGTTTTTAGTTATGAAAGGTTATAAGGCTTTGCCAATTACTAATGAAGATATTACGTTTATAATCACTCTTTTAATATCCATTTGGGCTTGGTGGAAAAATAATGATGTGCGTTACAAAGCAAGACGTAATACGCAATATTTGAAAGATAGAGGGCTAAAATAG